One genomic window of Candidatus Kuenenia stuttgartiensis includes the following:
- a CDS encoding UvrB/UvrC motif-containing protein, with protein MKCESCNKKYATVHLTEIVGNVKKERHLCEECAQGVSTQIAKVPSPTEILTNLINQVAPGINELSKIVCPVCGLSYLEFRSHGRLGCPMDYTVFRKGLIPLLEKMHGSAQHVGKVPSRAGKEMIKKNELMQLRNELNKSIEKEDYERAAELRDKIYELSGDNNENK; from the coding sequence ATGAAATGTGAATCCTGCAACAAAAAATACGCAACCGTGCACTTGACGGAAATCGTTGGTAATGTGAAGAAAGAACGGCATCTTTGTGAAGAATGTGCGCAAGGAGTAAGCACGCAGATTGCCAAGGTACCTTCTCCTACAGAAATATTAACAAATCTTATTAATCAGGTTGCTCCGGGGATAAACGAGTTATCCAAGATTGTATGCCCTGTTTGCGGATTATCATATTTGGAATTTCGTTCACACGGGAGACTTGGTTGCCCTATGGATTATACTGTTTTCAGAAAGGGGTTAATCCCTTTGCTTGAAAAAATGCATGGCAGCGCACAGCATGTGGGAAAAGTGCCTTCCAGGGCGGGGAAAGAAATGATTAAAAAAAATGAACTCATGCAGCTTAGAAATGAATTGAATAAATCAATCGAAAAGGAAGATTATGAAAGGGCGGCTGAGTTGAGAGATAAAATATACGAACTTTCGGGCGATAATAATGAAAATAAGTGA
- a CDS encoding ATP-dependent Clp protease ATP-binding subunit produces the protein MFDRFTDRARKVMALAREEARRFNHEYIGTEHILLGLVKEGSGVAANVLQNLDVELKKIRIEIEKIVQGGSDLVSVGQLPFTPRVKKVLEYAMEEARALGHNYIGTEHLLLGLLKEQEGVAAQVLLNLGVKPAEVREEVIGLLGSESVQNSQSQEKEEKKGRSKTPALDSFGRDLTQQAREKELDPVIGRKDVIERVVQVLCRRTKNNPVLLGEAGVGKTAIVEGLAQVVVHGDVPELLRGRRIVALDLAMMVAGTKYRGQFEERIKAVMSEVKRAKNIILFIDELHTLVGAGGAEGAIDASNVLKPALSRGEIQCIGATTLDEYRKYIEKDGALERRFQTIIVEPPSKEETVEILKGLRDRYESHHKVRITDEALEAATELSVRYITGRFLPDKAIDIIDEACARLRLKATTQPPDVKHLEDEIIRLEKEKDESVAIQDFERAARLRDKADKMKKKKEVVEREWREKHAELEGEVDVEIVDEVVSKMTGIPISRIESTEANKLLHMEEELHKMVISQEEATRAISKAIRRSRARLKNPNRPVASFIFVGPSGVGKTHLARSLAKLVFGEEGSLVQIDMSEYMEKHSISRLIGAPPGYIGYEEGGQLTEKIRRRPYAVVLLDEIEKAHPDVFNMMLQIMDEGKLTDSFGRHVDFRNVIIIMTSNIGAEVIKNQASLGFRKASEKDNYEVMKEQLKKEVEKHFRPEFLNRIDNIIVFKPLNKDDLKKIVEIELVDVKKRLEPYQISITMTDEALNFLIDKGYDQNFGARPLRRAIENYLEDPLSEEILQGRFEGKSSVKVLLQDGKLVFEDIVEEPEPALANAENGI, from the coding sequence ATGTTTGATCGATTTACTGATCGTGCCAGAAAGGTTATGGCCCTTGCGCGGGAAGAGGCAAGGCGGTTTAATCACGAGTATATTGGGACAGAACATATATTATTAGGGCTGGTGAAAGAAGGAAGCGGCGTTGCGGCTAATGTTCTGCAAAACTTAGATGTTGAACTAAAGAAAATACGTATTGAAATAGAAAAGATAGTGCAAGGTGGATCTGATCTGGTATCGGTAGGGCAGCTTCCGTTCACGCCCCGCGTAAAAAAGGTGCTGGAATATGCGATGGAAGAGGCGCGGGCGCTGGGACATAATTATATAGGAACGGAGCACTTATTGTTGGGCTTGTTGAAGGAGCAGGAAGGTGTAGCCGCGCAGGTATTATTGAACCTGGGCGTTAAACCTGCAGAAGTACGGGAGGAAGTAATTGGTTTGCTGGGCTCGGAATCGGTGCAAAACAGTCAATCACAGGAAAAAGAAGAAAAGAAAGGACGTTCCAAAACTCCTGCGCTTGACTCTTTCGGGCGCGATCTTACACAGCAGGCCAGAGAAAAAGAACTTGATCCGGTTATTGGAAGGAAAGATGTGATTGAACGTGTTGTTCAGGTCTTATGCAGGCGAACAAAAAACAATCCTGTTCTTCTGGGGGAAGCCGGCGTGGGAAAAACTGCGATAGTTGAAGGCCTTGCACAGGTAGTGGTTCACGGGGATGTTCCTGAGTTGCTGAGAGGGCGCAGAATAGTAGCCCTTGATCTCGCAATGATGGTAGCCGGTACGAAATACAGAGGCCAGTTTGAAGAGAGGATCAAGGCGGTAATGTCAGAAGTAAAAAGGGCAAAAAACATCATACTCTTTATTGATGAGTTACATACCCTTGTTGGCGCAGGAGGGGCAGAGGGCGCTATAGATGCCTCAAATGTTTTAAAACCTGCCTTGTCCCGTGGTGAAATACAGTGTATCGGAGCTACCACTTTGGATGAATACAGAAAATATATCGAAAAAGACGGTGCGCTAGAAAGAAGGTTCCAGACAATTATCGTAGAGCCGCCGTCGAAAGAAGAAACGGTTGAAATACTAAAAGGGCTTCGCGACCGCTATGAATCTCACCACAAAGTAAGAATTACCGACGAGGCATTAGAAGCCGCAACTGAACTTTCCGTGCGTTATATTACCGGAAGATTTTTGCCCGATAAAGCTATTGATATAATCGATGAGGCGTGCGCCAGGTTAAGACTCAAAGCAACCACGCAACCGCCGGACGTAAAACATCTGGAAGACGAAATTATCCGGCTGGAAAAAGAAAAAGATGAGTCCGTGGCAATACAAGATTTTGAAAGGGCGGCACGGTTAAGGGATAAAGCGGACAAAATGAAAAAGAAAAAGGAAGTTGTCGAAAGAGAGTGGCGGGAAAAACATGCCGAACTGGAAGGGGAGGTTGATGTTGAAATTGTTGATGAAGTAGTGTCGAAAATGACCGGCATACCTATCTCACGAATAGAATCGACAGAGGCAAATAAATTGCTTCATATGGAAGAGGAACTTCATAAAATGGTGATAAGCCAGGAAGAGGCAACCAGGGCAATTTCCAAAGCAATCAGAAGATCACGCGCTAGACTGAAGAATCCAAATCGCCCTGTGGCCTCTTTTATTTTTGTAGGCCCTTCCGGTGTTGGTAAGACACATTTGGCAAGATCTCTCGCCAAATTGGTTTTTGGAGAAGAAGGTTCTTTGGTACAGATTGATATGTCAGAATACATGGAAAAGCACAGTATTTCACGATTAATAGGAGCTCCTCCGGGTTATATCGGCTACGAGGAAGGCGGGCAGTTAACGGAAAAAATTCGCCGCCGTCCTTATGCGGTTGTTTTATTAGATGAGATTGAAAAGGCGCATCCGGATGTTTTTAACATGATGTTACAGATCATGGATGAAGGAAAACTTACCGATAGTTTCGGCAGGCATGTTGATTTCCGTAATGTTATCATTATTATGACCTCAAATATTGGCGCGGAGGTTATTAAAAATCAGGCCTCTTTAGGATTTCGTAAAGCTTCGGAGAAGGATAACTACGAGGTAATGAAAGAACAATTGAAAAAGGAGGTAGAAAAACATTTTCGTCCGGAGTTTTTAAACAGAATAGATAATATTATTGTTTTTAAACCTTTAAACAAAGATGATTTGAAGAAGATTGTTGAAATTGAACTTGTTGACGTGAAAAAGAGATTGGAACCGTATCAAATCAGCATTACAATGACAGATGAAGCATTGAATTTCCTTATAGACAAGGGATATGATCAAAATTTTGGCGCCCGACCACTCAGGAGGGCTATTGAAAATTATTTAGAAGATCCTCTTTCTGAGGAAATTTTGCAGGGACGATTCGAAGGAAAATCCAGTGTGAAAGTTTTATTGCAAGATGGCAAGCTGGTGTTCGAGGATATTGTTGAAGAACCGGAACCAGCGCTGGCAAATGCTGAAAATGGCATTTAA
- a CDS encoding protein arginine kinase, with protein MKISDLADNTGEWLRGTGPESDIVISSRIRLARNVAKYPFLSRANVKQKKELEELIRTKIIDADVAPALSYINLSELSSVDRLFLVERHLISREHAEGEKERGVAFEKSENISVMVNEEDHIRIQVIRSGLELRETWKTIDIIDNKLERKINYAYSSQFGYLTACPTNVGTGMRASVMLHLPALGMTHHIEKVFNAVMKLGLVVRGLYGEGTQVSGDLYQISNQFTLGKSEAEIIEIIEGVIPRITSYERIARKSLIAESREQLEDRVWRSYGMLKVARMITSEEIMHLLSQVRMGVNLGIINDIEMKTLNELFVLTLPGHLQKLEGRELTSSQRNIIRALYVRKRLEKIETLKG; from the coding sequence ATGAAAATAAGTGATTTGGCTGATAATACAGGTGAATGGCTTAGGGGAACGGGACCGGAATCTGACATTGTTATAAGCAGCAGGATTCGCCTTGCGAGAAATGTGGCAAAATATCCCTTTCTTTCCCGTGCTAATGTAAAACAAAAGAAGGAACTTGAGGAACTTATAAGAACAAAGATTATAGACGCGGATGTTGCACCTGCCCTTAGTTATATTAACCTGTCAGAACTTTCTTCTGTTGACCGGCTGTTTCTCGTAGAAAGACACCTCATTAGCAGGGAACATGCAGAAGGTGAAAAAGAGAGAGGCGTCGCTTTTGAAAAATCGGAAAATATTAGCGTTATGGTCAATGAAGAGGATCATATAAGAATACAGGTAATCCGTTCCGGCCTTGAGCTTCGGGAAACATGGAAAACGATAGACATTATTGATAACAAACTGGAAAGAAAAATAAACTATGCGTATTCATCGCAATTTGGATATCTAACGGCCTGTCCCACAAATGTTGGTACGGGGATGAGGGCATCGGTAATGCTTCATTTGCCGGCGTTGGGAATGACACATCATATAGAAAAAGTATTTAATGCAGTAATGAAGCTTGGCTTGGTAGTGAGAGGTTTATACGGAGAAGGGACGCAGGTCTCCGGGGATTTATATCAGATTTCAAACCAGTTTACCCTTGGAAAATCAGAGGCCGAAATTATTGAAATTATTGAAGGGGTAATTCCCAGGATTACCAGTTACGAACGGATTGCAAGAAAGTCCCTGATCGCTGAAAGCAGGGAACAACTGGAAGACCGCGTGTGGAGATCGTACGGGATGCTGAAGGTTGCACGCATGATTACTTCGGAAGAAATCATGCATCTTCTCTCGCAAGTGAGGATGGGCGTTAATTTGGGAATTATCAATGATATTGAAATGAAAACATTAAATGAACTTTTTGTTCTTACTTTACCGGGACATTTACAAAAGTTAGAAGGGCGCGAGCTTACTTCTTCGCAAAGAAATATAATTCGTGCGTTGTATGTAAGGAAACGGCTTGAAAAGATAGAAACTTTGAAAGGATAG
- the radA gene encoding DNA repair protein RadA, translated as MAKTSVVYVCQSCGWKSLKWVGRCGGCGEWDSTVEEYSNDSVGATSLSAMLDRQLPIPITEIKLQDCPCIEMGISEFDRILGGGLVVGSAVLIGGTPGIGKSTLLLQVCQHVSQKGYTTLYVTGEESVAQTKLRAERLSVLSPKLLVVSETNLDFILENIHNTHPTLVVIDSIQMIYKPQLESSPGTVAQVRQCANELIFTAKSTGSAIFLVGHVTKQGIIAGPKVLEHMADTVLYFEGEKFQCYRILRVVKNRFGSTDEIGIFEMRKNGLHPVDNPSEIFISQGMRVGAGSTIIPCMEGTRALLLEIQALATKATFGMPERKVSGVDYNRVSMLLAILEKRIGLKLGGQDIFVNIVGGVHVYEPAADLGIAMTIASSFKEKPIPPDMVVIGEVGLGGEVRSVNQIEIRLKEAQRLGFKRAVIPKDNAKGLGKDFGIELIEICYLSEVVEIIG; from the coding sequence ATGGCGAAAACATCTGTTGTTTACGTCTGCCAAAGTTGCGGATGGAAAAGTTTAAAGTGGGTAGGGCGTTGTGGCGGTTGCGGAGAATGGGATTCCACTGTAGAGGAATATAGTAATGATTCCGTTGGCGCTACTTCCTTGTCTGCCATGCTTGACAGACAACTTCCCATTCCGATAACTGAGATAAAACTTCAGGATTGCCCTTGTATCGAAATGGGAATCAGCGAATTTGACAGAATCCTGGGGGGAGGTTTGGTTGTTGGCTCAGCGGTATTGATCGGCGGAACGCCGGGAATTGGCAAATCAACACTCCTCTTACAAGTATGTCAGCACGTCAGTCAAAAAGGATATACCACGCTCTATGTCACAGGAGAAGAATCCGTTGCTCAAACAAAACTCAGGGCAGAGCGGCTATCCGTATTGTCGCCTAAATTACTCGTTGTTTCTGAGACAAATTTAGATTTTATATTAGAAAATATACACAACACACATCCTACCCTGGTGGTGATAGATTCCATCCAAATGATTTATAAGCCCCAGCTAGAATCCTCTCCGGGCACCGTTGCTCAGGTACGACAATGCGCAAATGAACTGATTTTTACCGCGAAATCTACGGGTTCTGCAATATTTCTGGTAGGACACGTAACCAAACAAGGTATAATTGCAGGTCCAAAGGTGTTGGAGCACATGGCTGATACCGTTTTGTACTTTGAGGGAGAAAAATTTCAATGCTATCGCATTCTAAGGGTTGTTAAGAACCGATTTGGATCCACGGATGAGATTGGAATCTTTGAGATGAGAAAAAACGGATTACATCCGGTTGACAACCCATCGGAGATTTTTATTTCACAGGGTATGAGAGTAGGCGCAGGTTCTACAATCATTCCCTGTATGGAAGGAACACGCGCTTTGCTGTTAGAAATTCAGGCGCTTGCAACAAAGGCAACGTTTGGCATGCCGGAAAGAAAGGTCAGCGGCGTTGACTATAACAGGGTATCGATGCTCCTTGCCATACTTGAAAAGCGGATTGGTTTAAAATTGGGAGGCCAGGATATCTTTGTGAATATTGTAGGGGGGGTTCATGTTTACGAACCTGCGGCGGATCTTGGTATCGCAATGACAATTGCCTCAAGTTTTAAAGAGAAACCAATACCTCCGGATATGGTAGTCATTGGCGAGGTTGGCCTTGGCGGTGAAGTGCGAAGTGTAAATCAAATTGAAATCAGATTAAAAGAAGCTCAACGGTTGGGTTTTAAAAGAGCAGTTATTCCAAAAGATAACGCTAAAGGATTAGGAAAAGATTTTGGGATTGAATTAATTGAAATATGCTACCTTTCGGAAGTAGTAGAAATAATCGGGTGA
- the hxlA gene encoding 3-hexulose-6-phosphate synthase, whose protein sequence is MSEKHTIIQVALDFVDIHRAIKVASEAIEGGADWLEIGTPLIKSEGMNAIRRLREIFPDTMLVADMKTMDAGRVEMEMAAKAGANIAVVMGNAPGATIRECVLAGKNYGIKVCADFMDTDAIDERIGIVEKCGVDYISIHTAIDDQMSGKTPFNVLRHICENAHTPVAVAGGINSENVVDAINAGAQIVIVGGYISKSENARDAANNIRQAVKENRRIQTGFFKRVTREDVRNAFMKLSTANISDGRHRAKSIVGLYPVNPSIKLIGTAVTVRTYPGDWAKPVEAIDIAKEGDVIVIDAGGTGPAVWGELATHSAIQKKLSGLVVYGAVRDTAEMKQLNFPVYTKLVMPDAGEPKGLGEINVPLNISGIQIMPGDWIIGDEDGLMAVPQAESEISVNYGMDCLEKENRIRKEILSEKSSLGRVTDLLKWEKK, encoded by the coding sequence ATGTCTGAAAAGCATACTATTATTCAGGTAGCTCTTGATTTTGTGGATATTCACAGGGCGATAAAGGTTGCCAGTGAGGCAATAGAAGGTGGCGCTGATTGGCTGGAAATAGGCACCCCGCTTATAAAAAGCGAAGGAATGAATGCCATTCGCCGGCTGAGAGAAATATTTCCCGATACGATGCTGGTTGCTGACATGAAAACTATGGATGCCGGACGCGTAGAAATGGAAATGGCTGCAAAAGCAGGCGCCAATATTGCGGTGGTAATGGGCAATGCGCCTGGTGCAACGATACGGGAATGCGTGTTGGCCGGTAAAAATTATGGCATAAAAGTATGCGCTGATTTTATGGATACTGACGCAATTGATGAACGTATCGGAATTGTTGAAAAATGCGGCGTCGATTATATTTCTATCCACACCGCAATCGACGATCAAATGAGCGGAAAAACACCTTTTAATGTATTACGGCACATATGCGAAAATGCGCATACCCCTGTTGCTGTCGCGGGGGGCATAAATTCTGAAAATGTTGTTGATGCGATCAATGCCGGGGCGCAAATCGTAATTGTTGGCGGATATATCAGTAAATCAGAAAACGCCAGGGATGCGGCAAACAATATCAGGCAAGCTGTTAAAGAAAACAGAAGAATTCAGACCGGCTTTTTCAAAAGAGTAACCCGCGAAGACGTCCGGAATGCGTTCATGAAACTTTCGACCGCAAACATATCCGATGGCCGTCATCGCGCGAAAAGTATTGTAGGGCTGTATCCGGTAAATCCTTCCATAAAACTCATAGGCACTGCCGTCACCGTTCGAACCTATCCCGGCGACTGGGCTAAGCCTGTAGAAGCCATAGATATTGCGAAAGAAGGGGATGTAATCGTAATTGATGCCGGCGGAACGGGGCCTGCTGTTTGGGGAGAACTGGCTACGCACAGCGCTATACAAAAAAAATTAAGCGGTTTGGTAGTTTATGGAGCGGTTCGCGATACGGCGGAAATGAAGCAATTGAATTTTCCGGTGTATACAAAATTAGTCATGCCTGATGCGGGAGAACCCAAAGGATTGGGGGAAATTAATGTGCCTCTGAATATCTCCGGAATTCAAATCATGCCGGGGGATTGGATAATCGGAGATGAGGATGGGCTCATGGCAGTACCTCAGGCGGAATCTGAAATTAGTGTTAACTATGGCATGGATTGTCTGGAAAAAGAAAATAGGATTCGTAAAGAAATATTATCTGAAAAAAGTTCTTTAGGAAGGGTGACAGATTTGTTAAAATGGGAAAAGAAGTAA